One genomic segment of Helicoverpa zea isolate HzStark_Cry1AcR chromosome 22, ilHelZeax1.1, whole genome shotgun sequence includes these proteins:
- the LOC124641242 gene encoding piggyBac transposable element-derived protein 3-like, with protein MDIKNNSALIEALLLEDLPECDEESNAGVSDDEEENLQLPSPRGFDEIFERALDSVLAEVSPSSPSNEDILEDPINQVPTSIPGPSVQPELCQSANTSSHRTNQRLPEPNRKWKKRDLNTILPEYSAATGVVEDYFAHCATPTDVFLVLIEDIIDNIIYQSNHYATQKGKILNLKRVELLTFIGMNFFMGYNTRPAWRDHYSSQPDLNNALVCKSMARDRFAIILSHLHCNDNSQMPRDCKDKLYKIRPMIDGLNKKFQEVYHGTRELSVDESMIKFKGRSVLKQYLPMKPIKRGYKLWCLADQRGYIKKFQIYQGKDEELNSKFTGYGLGEKVVLELTEQDWGKGKIVYFDNFFSSVALLEKLKTENTYACGTIRSNRKGLAGNMLGDSQMKRGDSDHRFSNLDIGYFKWKDNKIVHLVSNFHGNEEVTVSRKEKNGSKSAVTCPVAVKDYNTYMGGVDTADRLRALYCIDRKSPKWWHRLFWGLLDIAFVNAYVIYGLIMEQTTVKDFRRSVSQGLMTMKDVGQKRKTSSDNTAQSGPSKRRKSDYSTIKDVRLGNRGIHWPTFVENRGRCEVCSLKKIQSKPHSKCSHCNVFLCVNEKKKLNITRLIFNEKTYQFN; from the coding sequence ATggatattaaaaacaattctgcTCTTATTGAAGCCCTATTATTAGAAGATCTTCCCGAATGCGACGAAGAGTCTAATGCAGGAGTGTCCGATGACGAAGAGGAAAATCTTCAACTACCTTCACCAAGAGGCTTTGATGAGATTTTCGAACGAGCTCTAGACAGTGTGTTAGCCGAAGTTTCACCATCTTCGCCGTCAAATGAAGATATTTTAGAGGACCCTATAAATCAGGTACCCACATCTATACCTGGACCTAGTGTTCAGCCTGAACTCTGTCAGTCTGCAAATACGTCTTCACACAGAACTAACCAGCGATTACCCGAACCAAACCGTAAATGGAAAAAGAGGGatctaaatacaattttaccgGAATACTCTGCAGCTACTGGAGTAGTAGAAGACTATTTTGCTCACTGTGCTACACCGACTGATGTATTTTTAGTACTGATTGAAGATATTATTGACAATATCATATACCAAAGTAATCATTATGCTACTCAGAAAGGTAAGATATTGAACCTAAAAAGGGTGGAACTCCTAACATTCATAGGTATGAATTTTTTTATGGGTTATAATACTCGTCCGGCCTGGAGAGACCATTACTCTTCGCAACCTGATCTCAACAATGCACTTGTTTGCAAATCAATGGCAAGAGACAGATTTGCTATAATTTTATCTCATCTGCATTGCAATGATAACTCCCAAATGCCACGAGACTGTAAAGACAAGTTATATAAAATTAGACCAATGATTGATGGACTCAATAAAAAATTTCAAGAGGTTTATCATGGTACTCGCGAACTCAGTGTAGATGAATCAATGATTAAATTCAAGGGTAGGTCTGTCTTGAAACAGTATCTTCCCATGAAGCCCATAAAAAGGGGGTACAAGCTATGGTGTCTTGCTGATCAGAGAGGCTATATAAAAAAGTTTCAAATTTACCAAGGAAAAGACGAAGAACTGAACTCAAAATTTACCGGCTATGGCTTGGGAGAGAAAGTAGTTTTGGAGTTGACGGAACAAGATTGGGGTAAAGGGAAGATTGTTTactttgataattttttttCGTCGGTTGCTTTACTTGAAAAATTGAAAACGGAAAACACCTATGCATGTGGAACTATCCGAAGTAATAGAAAAGGACTGGCTGGAAATATGCTCGGTGATTCTCAAATGAAAAGGGGCGACAGTGACCATCGATTTTCAAATTTAGACATTGGATATTTTAAATGGAAGGATAACAAAATAGTTCATTTAGTATCTAATTTTCATGGCAATGAAGAGGTAACTGTGTCACGTAAAGAAAAAAATGGATCCAAGTCTGCTGTAACATGTCCAGTTGCTGTCAAAGATTACAATACTTACATGGGCGGCGTAGATACTGCGGATCGTTTGAGAGCCCTATACTGTATAGATCGCAAATCACCGAAATGGTGGCACAGGTTGTTTTGGGGTCTTCTGGATATCGCATTTGTCAATGCATATGTCATTTATGGACTAATAATGGAGCAGACTACCGTAAAAGATTTTCGACGGTCTGTTTCTCAAGGCTTGATGACAATGAAGGATGTAGGTCAGAAAAGGAAGACTTCTTCTGATAATACTGCGCAAAGCGGTCCTTCCAAAAGGCGCAAATCTGACTATTCCACTATAAAAGACGTACGCCTGGGTAACAGAGGCATCCATTGGCCTACATTCGTAGAGAACAGGGGAAGGTGTGAAGTTTGTAGTTTGAAGAAGATTCAGTCGAAACCTCATAGTAAATGTTCACATTGCAACGTGTTTTTGTGTGTCAATGAGAAGAAAAAGTTGAATATCACGAGATTAATCTTTAATGAAAAAACctatcaatttaattaa